From the genome of Aspergillus oryzae RIB40 DNA, chromosome 4:
ATAGGCTTCTCCATGACCGCCGATATGGATTCCCTCAGGGATAGCAGCTGCACTTCGTGCGCTGTCACCCAGGATAAGTCGGCGTACTGGCACCCCGCTCTGTACTTCATGCACGAGAATGGTGATACTGAGGTTGTCGATCAAGTGGGAGGCATGCTTGCGTATGTATCTCGTTCCCTCAAGACCGAGAGGAGTCGCTGACGTGGTTCCTTACTCGAATAGTTACTACCTCCTTTACGGAGACAACGTGACCGCATTCCCGGAAAACTTCCGCATGATCGCCGGTGACACCTTCAAGCGCGACTTCAAATGGCCTATTCCCGACCCTCCCACGTCTGAATGGTCTGGAGAACAGGAATCGCAAGCTGCTCTTCGCCAGAAGGCCATCGGCTTCAACTGCTTGAACTACAACAAAGCAGCTGAACCCTCGCTTGGTCGACACTTCTTGCCTAACAAGACCTACCTCGACGAGCACTGTACCGATGGTGTTCGCTTTGAAATCATGTTCCCCTCTTGCTGGAATGGCAAGGATGTTGACTCTGATGATCACAAGTCGCATGTCGCTTACCCCTCCACGGTGATGGATGGAACATGCCCCGAGGGCTACGACACTCGTgtcgtttctcttttctttgagaCCATTTGGGATACTTACGCGTTCAAGGATAAGAAGGGCACATTCGTAATTTCCAACGGTGACCCGACTGGCTTCGGTTACCACGCGGACTTTATTCACGGCTGGGAATCTGGCGTCTTGGAGCAAGCAGTGAAAAGGTGTACCAATCCTTCTGGCCGCGTTGAAGATTGCGACGTGTTCGACATTCAGACCGAGGCTGAACAGCGGAAGTGCAAGTTTGAGGTTCCCACTCTTT
Proteins encoded in this window:
- a CDS encoding DUF1996 domain-containing protein (predicted protein), producing MRQTMRLDVGLVTCLAAFSGLAEAFWRLPCRGRAGLARLDPLMDPGKDSYHVHAIHGPDSFSMTADMDSLRDSSCTSCAVTQDKSAYWHPALYFMHENGDTEVVDQVGGMLAYYLLYGDNVTAFPENFRMIAGDTFKRDFKWPIPDPPTSEWSGEQESQAALRQKAIGFNCLNYNKAAEPSLGRHFLPNKTYLDEHCTDGVRFEIMFPSCWNGKDVDSDDHKSHVAYPSTVMDGTCPEGYDTRVVSLFFETIWDTYAFKDKKGTFVISNGDPTGFGYHADFIHGWESGVLEQAVKRCTNPSGRVEDCDVFDIQTEAEQRKCKFEVPTLLKNEDVYSHKGGLPNDLVVEYGPAYASPISYTTATATQAPGASVSASVSVSIGLSIDLPGIVAVETSTSSTTTPTWTPTPTTSYIEGDVTQAIVYVEREVTVLVDGQGNPLATQTGGLETVSTVMSTTTSIISTVVTTPTASPAKRDLHEHKHAHGHHRHGHHH